One stretch of Brachyhypopomus gauderio isolate BG-103 chromosome 10, BGAUD_0.2, whole genome shotgun sequence DNA includes these proteins:
- the uspl1 gene encoding SUMO-specific isopeptidase USPL1, producing MVMLTLWRRATPNNGVHTDHTVAMKGEGTVVGAQSPELAGYLSKDEGKGGPNGDCPWCSAKGQTNTLRSYAVNLKESITLCTSPQCLFPLVSSPLEDVYASLASARSVNGCRRKSPQADCEDSHPPPKRRKAEPDVLSEANVSLSSADESDSPLSVELSEEKLFTEGHSEQMLVVNGDKRVSTEVSTAATGYSDERVGDYVSSTQEDIGGAMLLDETKPDLVEMVTTRPHLFWKNRDNLCWLDSLLVALVHFRAFREALCENVRLPKNFPSKHRTVVDLSEGYKKICAYIKAKEQKCQGSAVLIPLNVLHKAEQELVALQLSVFRILKPKLRCELGQQETPVFALPLLLQTDDWAQSVFQHAAVWEFTCKSCGYAVNTSVEKTITTFTQLVSDWHPLQAVHRAQCNNCHRKNQRRKLVFQKVSSVLALHFVEGLPRKDVSRYSFQFQGTHYDITTIIQYNRELEHFVTWILQPDGLWLEFDDLKYPHSITHKRFTLPAKEFHIVFWEATSRTVDQLAPAVDSGNEGDHHHDSASSVPNDTCIVEALTVSEDDNKTVPKLNASIGNTTLLDTFEGLSHDDIVTLTLVEVEVDAEGKTLEGVAKPVKSRVTAVPEKTLVSQAPCATKPKKTTTVEASSTPAASEIVLPSVVRPTAPAAAEPLQVNQPPPSSLLSNPTVSSMSFLYQQHPSHRSTPVRVPLQTSPPKPDLSSEGGDVLPAKPAELFGGFKAKSSPSPVLPGVESRHPLTKPPHPTVALSQKPLAHSGGSAAPVGTPEAWADKIPRASAAKSLSATDALRLKLMKKLKAKKKKLAKLNLLLLGKGDGEVRPRPDSTDITSLYSVTSSTSARSSPAYDRFFADLLSPATTASNLSPDSTGLLEILASSQGSETSEDSPRETPKAATADLTDFVLPEPVLNNPSSTNQNDFLEEFISGAGGQQSTIDNTDFNALDMFF from the exons ATGGTAATGTTGACCTTATGGCGCCGGGCGACACCAAATAACGGAGTCCACACCGACCACACAGTAGCAATGAAGGGTGAAGGCACTGTTGTAGGGGCGCAGAGCCCAGAGCTGGCGGGGTATTTGAGCAAA GATGAAGGCAAAGGAGGGCCTAATGGAGACTGTCCTTGGTGCTCTGCAAAAGGACAGACAAACACTCTTCGCTCATATGCAGTCAACTTAAAGGAATCCATCACACTCTGTACCAGCCCACAG TGCCTTTTCCCTCTGGTGAGTTCGCCTCTGGAGGATGTTTACGCCAGCTTGGCTTCAGCTCGAAGTGTAAATGGCTGTAGGAGGAAGTCTCCCCAGGCTGACTGTGAAGACTCCCATCCACCCCCCAAACGACGTAAAGCGGAGCCTGACGTTTTGTCTGAGGCAAACGTCAGTCTGTCCAGCGCTGATGAGAGTGATTCTCCATTGTCCGTTGAATTATCTGAAGAGAAGCTGTTCACTGAAGGTCACAGCGAGCAGATGTTGGTTGTAAATGGTGACAAGAGGGTATCCACTGAGGTCTCCACCGCTGCCACAGGCTATTCTGATGAACGGGTAGGAGATTATGTCAGCAGCACTCAGGAGGACATTGGAGGGGCAATGCTGCTCGACGAAACAAAGCCAGACCTTGTGGAGATGGTCACTACACGGCCACACTTATTCTGGAAAAACAGAGACAATCTGTGCTGGTTAGATTCGTTGTTGGTAGCTCTAGTGCACTTCAGAGCATTCAGAGAAGCTCTGTGTGAAAATGTGAGGTTGCCCAAAAACTTTCCCAGCAAACACCGCACCGTGGTTGACCTGTCCGAAGGGTACAAGAAGATTTGTGCATATATTAAAGCCAAGGAGCAAAAATGTCAAG GAAGTGCTGTGCTAATCCCACTGAATGTGCTGCACAAAGCAGAGCAGGAACTAGTAGCTCTCCAGTTGTCTGTCTTCAGAATCCTTAAACCGAAGCTCCGGTGTGAACTGG GCCAGCAGGAGACCCCTGTGTTTGCTCttccccttctcctccagacAGACGACTGGGCCCAGAGTGTGTTCCAGCATGCCGCAGTGTGGGAGTTCACGTGCAAATCGTGTGGTTATGCTGTTAACACCAG CGTGGAAAAGACCATAACGACGTTCACGCAGCTGGTGTCAGATTGGCACCCACTCCAAGCAGTCCACCGAGCTCAGTGTAACAACTGCCATCGCAAAAACCAGAGGAGGAAACTGGTTTTTCAGAA AGTATCCTCTGTGCTTGCCTTGCACTTTGTGGAAGGACTACCACGAAAGGACGTCTCCAGGTACTCCTTCCAGTTCCAGGGGACGCACTATGATATTACAACTATTATACAGTACAACAGGGAACTCGAGCACTTTGTCACTTGGATCCTGCAGCCTGATG GATTATGGCTAGAATTTGATGATTTGAAGTACCCCCATAGCATAACCCACAAACGGTTTACCCTCCCAGCCAAAGAGTTCCACATCGTCTTCTGGGAAGCAACGTCGAGGACAGTAGACCAGCTTGCACCAGCAGTGGACAGTGGAAATGAGGGTGACCACCACCATGACTCGGCCAGTTCTGTGCCAAATGACACTTGCATCGTAGAAGCTTTGACTGTAAGTGAAGACGATAACAAGACCGTCCCCAAGCTAAATGCGTCTATAGGCAACACAACACTGCTCGACACTTTTGAGGGTCTTTCCCATGACGATATTGTCACTCTCACgctggttgaggtggaggtagatGCGGAGGGAAAGACCCTGGAGGGTGTAGCAAAGCCTGTTAAGTCTAGAGTCACTGCAGTACCAGAGAAAACATTGGTTTCTCAAGCCCCATGCGCCACAAAACCCAAGAAAACTACTACTGTGGAGGCTTCATCTACACCAGCAGCTTCGGAAATCGTTCTTCCTTCAGTAGTGAGGCCCACGGCTCCAGCAGCAGCAGAACCCCTACAAGTGAACCAGCCTCCACCCTCCAGTCTCTTGTCAAACCCCACCGTCTCCAGCATGTCTTTCTTATATCAGCAGCACCCCTCTCATCGGTCCACACCAGTGAGAGTACCTCTCCAAACCTCACCACCAAAACCTGACCTGTCAAGTGAAGGCGGTGATGTCCTACCAGCAAAACCTGCCGAGCTTTTTGGCGGCTTCAAAGCCAAGAGTTCCCCGAGTCCCGTCCTTCCGGGAGTAGAATCACGGCATCCTCTCACAAAGCCGCCTCATCCCACCGTTGCTCTTTCACAGAAGCCTTTGGCCCACTCTGGCGGCTCAGCAGCGCCCGTCGGCACGCCAGAGGCGTGGGCAGATAAAATACCAAGGGCTTCAGCAGCCAAGAGTCTATCCGCCACTGACGCCCTCAGGCTGAAGCTCATGAAGAAGTTGAAAGCGAAGAAGAAGAAGCTGGCAAAGCTGAATCTGCTTCTGTTGGGTAAAGGTGACGGGGAGGTCCGTCCCAGACCGGACAGCACAGACATCACCTCACTGTACTCCGTCACCTCCAGCACTTCGGCCCGCAGCAGCCCGGCCTACGACCGTTTCTTCGCCGATCTTCTGTCTCCCGCCACAACCGCCAGCAACCTATCGCCTGACAGCACAGGCCTCTTGGAGATATTGGCCAGTAGTCAAGGTAGCGAGACCTCTGAAGACAGCCCGCGTGAGACCCCGAAAGCAGCCACAGCAGACCTTACAGACTTTGTGCTTCCAGAGCCTGTTCTGAATAACCCTTCCTCCACCAATCAAAATGATTTTCTTGAAGAATTCATCTCAGGGGCAGGGGGACAGCAATCCACTATTGACAACACTGATTTTAATGCACTTGACATGTTTTTTTGA